A single region of the Mycobacterium avium subsp. avium genome encodes:
- a CDS encoding SDR family NAD(P)-dependent oxidoreductase, with translation MAAVSGAAALLSGRGAVVSGGSRGIGRAVAELLAGLGAGVVVSGRDPQAVRETVAAITAAGGRATAVVGAADDERIARSLVDECIGAFGRLDALINCAGIAEPAGSSILNITADEFDHLIGAHLGTAFHTCRAAAPVMVEQRHGSIVNTSSVAFLGDYGGTGYPAGKGAVNALTMAIAAELKAYGVRANVVCPGARTRLSTGADYERHIEDLHRRGLLDDMTRRASLDSAPPVFVAPVYGYLVSDLARDVTGQILVAAGGFVGSFDRQTPRLLGYRDHHRAGPWSIEEVHTMIGAAATP, from the coding sequence GTGGCCGCGGTGAGCGGCGCCGCCGCGTTACTGTCCGGGCGCGGCGCGGTGGTGTCGGGCGGCAGCCGCGGCATCGGGCGCGCGGTCGCCGAACTGCTGGCCGGCCTGGGCGCCGGGGTGGTCGTCAGCGGCCGCGACCCGCAGGCCGTGCGGGAGACGGTTGCGGCGATCACCGCGGCCGGGGGGCGGGCCACCGCGGTGGTGGGAGCCGCCGACGACGAGCGCATCGCCCGAAGCCTCGTCGACGAGTGCATTGGCGCGTTCGGGCGGCTGGACGCCTTGATCAACTGCGCCGGCATCGCCGAACCCGCGGGCTCGTCGATCCTGAACATCACCGCCGACGAATTCGACCACCTCATCGGCGCCCACCTGGGCACCGCTTTCCACACCTGCCGGGCGGCCGCCCCGGTCATGGTCGAGCAGCGGCACGGGTCCATCGTCAACACCAGCTCGGTGGCGTTCCTGGGCGACTACGGCGGGACCGGCTACCCGGCGGGCAAGGGTGCCGTCAACGCTCTGACCATGGCCATCGCCGCCGAATTGAAGGCCTACGGCGTCCGGGCCAACGTGGTGTGTCCCGGCGCCCGGACACGGCTGTCCACCGGCGCCGACTACGAACGACACATCGAGGACCTGCACCGTCGCGGGCTGCTCGACGACATGACCAGGCGGGCCTCGCTGGACAGCGCCCCGCCCGTCTTCGTGGCGCCGGTCTACGGTTACCTCGTCAGCGACTTGGCGCGCGACGTGACGGGCCAGATCCTTGTCGCCGCAGGCGGTTTCGTGGGCAGCTTCGACCGTCAAACACCGCGCCTGCTAGGCTACCGCGATCATCATCGGGCCGGGCCGTGGTCGATCGAGGAGGTGCACACGATGATCGGCGCGGCGGCGACGCCATGA
- a CDS encoding TetR family transcriptional regulator yields MFTEAMTAERIARSDRSTGTREAILSAAEVLFAERGMYAVSNRQISEAAGQGNNAAACYHFGTRVDLLRAIEGKHREPIEKLRAQMLAAVGDSTELRDWVGALVRPLTDHLSALGTPSWYARFAAQAMADPSYRHVVTKDALSSPLLVRTLDGINRCLPELPRRVRAERTVMVRNLLMHTCAEHEGALAEHGPRSRSAWPVAAEGLIDAIVGLWRAPVHVAAAAGPTAQTTAPATGQTDHRGAP; encoded by the coding sequence GTGTTCACTGAGGCGATGACCGCCGAGCGCATCGCTCGTTCCGACAGATCGACGGGCACCCGAGAGGCCATCCTGTCGGCCGCCGAGGTGTTGTTCGCCGAGCGCGGGATGTACGCCGTGTCGAACCGGCAGATCAGCGAAGCCGCCGGGCAGGGCAACAACGCCGCCGCCTGCTACCACTTCGGCACCCGGGTCGATCTGCTCCGGGCCATCGAGGGCAAGCACCGCGAGCCGATCGAGAAGCTGCGCGCGCAGATGTTGGCCGCCGTCGGCGATTCCACCGAGCTGCGCGACTGGGTGGGCGCGCTGGTGCGCCCGCTGACCGACCACCTGTCCGCGCTGGGCACCCCCAGCTGGTATGCCCGGTTCGCCGCCCAGGCCATGGCCGATCCCAGCTACCGCCACGTGGTCACCAAGGACGCGCTGAGTTCGCCGTTGCTGGTGCGCACCCTCGACGGCATCAACCGCTGCCTTCCCGAGCTGCCCCGGCGGGTGCGGGCCGAGCGCACTGTCATGGTGCGCAACCTGCTCATGCACACCTGCGCCGAGCACGAGGGCGCGCTGGCCGAACACGGGCCGCGGTCCCGGTCGGCGTGGCCGGTCGCCGCGGAAGGGCTGATCGACGCCATCGTCGGGCTGTGGCGAGCGCCGGTGCACGTGGCGGCCGCGGCCGGTCCCACGGCGCAGACCACGGCACCGGCCACCGGACAGACCGATCACCGAGGAGCACCATGA
- a CDS encoding SDR family oxidoreductase — protein sequence MVKPNLTLEIPDLRGKFAVVTGANSGLGFGLAKRLAAAGAEVVLAVRDPAKGDQAVAAIRREVPQAKLTIRQLDLSSLRSVAALGEQLTAEGRPIDILINNAGVMAPPRRQQTSDGFELQFGTNHLGHFALTGLLLALLRAADSARVVTVSSIAATQRKLDFADVNAEHGYQPMYSYGVAKLAQLMFAVELDWRSRLGGWGLMSNAAHPGLAKTNLLSGASYGSSAPTLQARLTRLTWRLLPFMWLDIDEAVKPTLYAAVSPDAQGARYYGPRGFYETARGGVTFARVPPLARSEPEMARLWRLSEQLSGVDYPG from the coding sequence ATGGTGAAGCCCAACCTGACCCTCGAAATCCCCGATCTGCGAGGCAAATTCGCCGTCGTGACGGGGGCCAACAGCGGCTTGGGGTTCGGGCTGGCCAAGCGGCTTGCGGCGGCGGGCGCCGAGGTGGTGCTGGCGGTCCGCGACCCGGCCAAGGGCGACCAGGCGGTCGCCGCGATCCGGCGGGAGGTCCCCCAGGCCAAGCTCACGATCCGCCAGCTGGACCTGTCGTCGCTGCGCAGCGTGGCCGCGCTGGGTGAACAGCTGACCGCCGAGGGGCGTCCGATCGACATCTTGATCAACAACGCCGGCGTGATGGCCCCGCCCCGGCGGCAGCAGACCAGCGACGGATTCGAATTACAGTTCGGCACAAACCATCTCGGGCACTTCGCGTTGACGGGACTCCTGCTGGCGCTGCTGCGCGCCGCGGACTCCGCCCGGGTGGTCACCGTCAGCAGTATCGCCGCCACCCAGCGCAAACTCGACTTCGCCGACGTGAACGCCGAACACGGCTACCAACCCATGTACAGCTACGGTGTGGCCAAACTGGCACAGCTGATGTTCGCCGTGGAGCTGGACTGGCGCAGCCGGCTCGGCGGTTGGGGTCTGATGTCCAACGCCGCGCACCCCGGACTGGCCAAGACCAACCTGCTCAGCGGCGCCTCCTACGGCAGCAGCGCGCCGACATTGCAGGCCCGGCTCACCCGGCTGACGTGGCGGCTGCTGCCGTTCATGTGGCTCGACATCGACGAGGCCGTCAAGCCGACGCTGTATGCCGCGGTGTCACCGGATGCGCAGGGCGCTCGCTACTATGGCCCGCGCGGGTTCTACGAAACCGCCAGGGGCGGCGTGACTTTCGCGCGCGTACCGCCGCTGGCGCGCAGCGAGCCCGAGATGGCGCGGTTGTGGCGGCTCTCCGAACAGCTCAGCGGCGTCGACTATCCCGGCTGA
- a CDS encoding cytochrome P450 produces the protein MTQPSTDADTDIPDFPMTRAPGCPFAPPPKVLQLNADKQLSRVRIWDGSTPWLVHGYQAIRALFADARTSVDDRLPGYPHWNEGMLATVHKRPRSVFTSDAEEHTRFRRMLSKPFTFKRVEALRPAVQKITDDHIDALLRGPNPGDIVSTVSLPVPSLVISELLGVPYEDAEFFQTQAQRGMGRYATEEDTAQGAASLAKYLANLVRAKMQSPSEDLVSDLAERVNAEEISVREAAQLATGVLITGHETTANMISLSVAALLEHPDQRALLCDTDDPKVIATAVEELMRYLSIIQTGQRRIAIEDIEIGGETIRAGEGIILDVAPANWDARQFPNPDRLDLRREDGPHVGFGYGRHQCVGQQLARMELQIVLPTLLRRVPTLRLAAPLYELPFKHDALAYGLYELPVTW, from the coding sequence ATGACGCAGCCGTCGACCGACGCCGACACCGACATTCCGGACTTCCCGATGACGCGGGCCCCGGGCTGCCCGTTCGCCCCGCCACCGAAGGTGTTGCAGCTCAACGCCGACAAGCAGCTGAGCAGGGTGCGGATCTGGGACGGCAGCACCCCGTGGCTGGTCCACGGCTACCAGGCGATCCGCGCGTTGTTCGCCGATGCGCGCACCAGTGTGGACGACCGCCTGCCCGGTTATCCGCACTGGAACGAGGGCATGCTCGCCACGGTGCACAAGCGGCCGCGTTCGGTGTTCACCTCCGACGCCGAGGAGCACACCAGGTTTCGCCGGATGCTGTCCAAACCGTTCACCTTCAAGCGGGTGGAGGCGCTGCGGCCGGCGGTGCAGAAAATCACCGATGACCACATCGACGCGCTGCTGAGGGGTCCGAACCCGGGCGACATCGTCAGCACCGTCTCGCTGCCGGTCCCCTCGCTGGTCATCAGCGAACTGCTGGGGGTGCCGTACGAGGACGCGGAGTTCTTCCAGACCCAAGCCCAGCGCGGCATGGGCCGGTACGCGACCGAGGAGGACACCGCTCAGGGCGCGGCCTCGTTGGCGAAGTATCTGGCCAACCTGGTCCGGGCCAAAATGCAAAGTCCCTCAGAAGATTTGGTGTCCGACCTGGCGGAGCGTGTCAACGCCGAAGAGATCAGCGTGCGCGAGGCCGCGCAGCTGGCCACCGGCGTGCTGATCACGGGCCATGAGACCACCGCGAACATGATCAGCCTCAGTGTGGCCGCGTTGCTCGAGCATCCCGACCAGCGTGCGCTGTTGTGCGACACCGACGACCCCAAGGTCATCGCCACCGCGGTCGAAGAGCTGATGCGCTACCTGAGCATCATCCAGACCGGGCAGCGGCGCATCGCCATCGAGGACATCGAGATCGGCGGTGAGACGATCCGGGCCGGCGAGGGCATCATCCTCGACGTCGCTCCCGCGAATTGGGATGCCCGCCAATTCCCCAACCCGGACCGGCTGGACCTGCGCCGCGAAGACGGGCCCCACGTCGGGTTCGGCTACGGTCGCCACCAATGCGTGGGTCAGCAGCTGGCCCGGATGGAACTGCAGATCGTCCTGCCCACGTTGCTACGCCGCGTCCCCACGCTGCGCCTCGCCGCGCCGCTTTACGAACTGCCGTTCAAACACGACGCACTGGCCTACGGCCTCTACGAGCTGCCCGTGACATGGTGA
- a CDS encoding M24 family metallopeptidase encodes MATEVLPDAPALRLARRQRALAAMDEHGLDMLVLGRQANIRYVTGAPQLWIAGTRPFGPMCVLVRATGDIYLNSTDDEGVPEEIDHDHLYGLAWNPVTLIDVLRKVEGAESARRVGTDALTPTFAALLPEAFPNAELVDAEPAMRAARRIKTPDEITAMGAALRVAEHGLAAALAELVPGAAERTLAGAMMEAMAAGGVSTPATQDAAWVTSRERPWRRAGSGEVRPGDLVAFAAGALADGYVAEVGRTWPAGDTVGGQVRALFGRSNALYDRMLAACRPGASTGDLLAAYRAVDEPVPPMPVAHGLGLGFDPPVVSETLAAAGERDRMEAGMVLAITGYVWQRGIGAVFRRDTVHITEGGVQVLTASPTWTGPLP; translated from the coding sequence ATGGCGACTGAGGTTCTGCCCGATGCCCCGGCGCTGCGGTTGGCACGCCGGCAACGGGCGCTGGCGGCGATGGATGAGCACGGCCTCGACATGCTGGTGCTCGGCCGGCAGGCCAACATCCGCTACGTCACCGGCGCGCCGCAGCTCTGGATAGCCGGAACGCGACCGTTCGGCCCGATGTGCGTGCTTGTGCGCGCCACCGGCGACATCTATCTGAACAGCACCGACGACGAGGGTGTCCCGGAGGAGATCGACCACGATCACCTGTACGGCCTGGCCTGGAATCCGGTGACGCTGATCGACGTGCTCAGGAAGGTCGAGGGCGCCGAATCGGCGCGGCGGGTCGGAACCGACGCGCTCACACCGACTTTCGCCGCCTTGCTGCCCGAGGCCTTCCCCAATGCCGAACTCGTGGACGCCGAGCCGGCGATGCGTGCGGCGCGGCGCATCAAGACGCCCGACGAAATCACCGCGATGGGTGCGGCGCTGCGCGTCGCCGAGCACGGATTGGCTGCTGCGCTGGCCGAATTGGTGCCGGGCGCGGCGGAGCGGACGCTGGCCGGGGCCATGATGGAGGCGATGGCCGCGGGTGGGGTCAGCACACCGGCCACCCAGGATGCCGCCTGGGTGACGTCGCGGGAACGGCCGTGGCGGCGGGCCGGTTCGGGCGAGGTGCGCCCGGGTGACCTGGTGGCGTTCGCCGCCGGGGCGCTGGCCGACGGTTATGTGGCCGAGGTGGGCCGCACCTGGCCGGCCGGTGATACGGTCGGCGGTCAGGTTCGCGCGCTGTTCGGCCGGTCGAATGCGTTGTACGACAGGATGCTTGCCGCCTGCCGCCCCGGTGCGTCCACCGGCGATCTGCTCGCCGCCTATCGCGCTGTCGATGAGCCGGTACCGCCGATGCCGGTGGCGCACGGGCTGGGCCTCGGTTTCGATCCGCCGGTAGTGTCCGAAACACTGGCGGCCGCAGGAGAACGGGATCGCATGGAGGCCGGCATGGTGTTGGCCATCACCGGCTACGTGTGGCAGCGCGGGATCGGCGCGGTGTTCCGCCGCGACACCGTCCACATCACCGAGGGTGGTGTGCAGGTGTTGACGGCCAGCCCGACGTGGACTGGTCCACTCCCCTAA
- a CDS encoding DUF2231 domain-containing protein: protein MNVINGMPAHALLVHFVLVLVPLTALLDIVCGLWPAARRGQLMLLTLILAVVTMALTPITIDAGGWLYDQRANPSPILQEHATLGSAMTYFSAALLAVAIVLALLGLIERRSDKRRLLTRGVVAVLALGIGIASMVQIYRVGDAGAQSVWGGEIAHLKKAHPG from the coding sequence TTGAACGTCATCAACGGGATGCCGGCCCATGCGCTGCTGGTGCATTTCGTGCTGGTGCTGGTGCCGCTGACGGCGCTGCTGGACATCGTGTGCGGGCTCTGGCCGGCGGCGCGGCGCGGGCAACTGATGTTGCTGACGCTGATCCTGGCCGTGGTCACGATGGCGCTGACGCCGATCACCATCGACGCCGGCGGATGGCTGTACGACCAGCGGGCCAACCCCAGCCCCATCCTGCAGGAGCACGCCACCCTGGGCAGTGCGATGACCTACTTTTCCGCCGCCCTGCTGGCGGTCGCGATCGTGCTGGCACTGCTGGGCCTGATCGAACGCCGGTCGGACAAGCGGCGTCTGCTGACCCGCGGCGTCGTCGCGGTCCTGGCGCTGGGCATCGGCATCGCCTCGATGGTCCAGATCTACCGGGTGGGTGACGCTGGGGCCCAATCGGTTTGGGGCGGCGAGATAGCGCACCTGAAAAAGGCGCACCCAGGATAA
- a CDS encoding nitroreductase family deazaflavin-dependent oxidoreductase: MNSLQRLGRSRAVYRLLMGRGRPIVEGVEALLRFATKGRLGVLDLAGLPNVRITVSGRKTGLARSATVQYVPFRDGLLLVGSNWGRRRHPSWSANLKAAQRVTVRSRGHRFVAAVQLLGGQERDAAWAAALAHWPNYGLAQELAGARRFRLFLLTPTG; this comes from the coding sequence ATGAATTCGCTGCAGCGGTTGGGCCGCAGCCGGGCGGTCTACCGCCTGCTGATGGGCCGCGGGCGGCCGATCGTCGAGGGCGTGGAGGCGCTGCTGCGGTTCGCCACGAAGGGGCGGCTGGGAGTGCTCGACCTCGCCGGTCTGCCGAATGTGCGGATCACCGTCTCGGGACGCAAGACCGGCCTCGCCCGAAGCGCGACGGTGCAGTACGTCCCTTTTCGTGACGGTCTGTTGTTGGTCGGTTCGAACTGGGGACGCCGGCGGCACCCGTCGTGGTCGGCGAATCTCAAAGCGGCACAACGGGTCACGGTGCGCAGTCGGGGGCATCGTTTCGTCGCGGCGGTGCAGCTGCTCGGTGGGCAAGAGCGCGACGCGGCCTGGGCCGCCGCGCTGGCGCACTGGCCGAATTACGGTCTGGCCCAAGAACTCGCGGGTGCGCGGCGATTTCGGCTGTTTCTGCTCACCCCGACCGGCTGA
- a CDS encoding RNA polymerase sigma factor SigF has translation MTNAIAPTPTAARPTTQSDDSYEDVVEMFLELRRMPAESHEYRRQRERIVARCLPLADHVASHFARRGEGLDDLVQVARLGLMNAVNRFDPAKGPSFIGFAVPTMMGEVRRYFRDYSWGMRVPRRLRELHVQISRTTADLAQQLGRAPNAGELSQVLEVPREEIVECLVAGDAYRLDSLDAPQGADSSGTPRSVADSVGDIDPQIEHITNREALRVLVATLPHREREVLRMRFFESMTQSQIAERIGVSQMQVSRILANTLRCLRDQLE, from the coding sequence ATGACCAACGCAATCGCTCCGACACCTACAGCTGCCCGGCCCACCACCCAATCCGACGATTCGTACGAAGACGTCGTCGAGATGTTCCTGGAACTGCGCCGGATGCCCGCGGAATCGCACGAGTACCGCCGTCAGCGTGAGCGCATCGTGGCCCGATGCCTGCCCCTGGCCGATCACGTGGCCAGCCATTTCGCCCGCCGCGGCGAGGGTCTCGACGACTTGGTCCAGGTCGCGCGGCTGGGGCTGATGAACGCCGTCAACCGCTTCGATCCGGCGAAGGGTCCCAGCTTCATCGGGTTCGCCGTGCCCACCATGATGGGCGAGGTCCGCCGCTATTTCCGCGACTACAGCTGGGGGATGCGGGTGCCCCGGCGGCTGCGCGAGTTGCACGTGCAGATCAGCAGGACGACCGCCGACCTCGCCCAGCAGCTCGGCCGGGCGCCGAACGCCGGCGAGCTCTCGCAGGTGCTCGAGGTTCCGCGGGAAGAGATCGTCGAATGCCTGGTCGCCGGCGACGCCTATCGCCTCGACTCGTTGGATGCGCCGCAGGGTGCGGACAGTTCCGGGACGCCGCGCTCGGTGGCCGACTCGGTGGGCGACATCGACCCGCAGATCGAGCACATCACCAACCGGGAAGCGCTGCGGGTCCTGGTCGCCACCCTGCCGCACCGCGAACGCGAGGTGTTGCGGATGCGGTTCTTCGAATCCATGACGCAGAGCCAGATAGCCGAGCGGATCGGCGTCTCGCAGATGCAGGTCTCGCGCATCCTGGCAAACACCCTGCGCTGCCTGCGCGACCAACTCGAGTAA
- a CDS encoding cutinase family protein: MLSPFWALLLGPALVGTAAPAAADSCPDVEVVFARGTSEPPGVGRIGQSFVDTLRSRLGTKSVGVYPVNYPATTDFPTAADGISDAGAHVQQMAANCPRTKMVLGGYSQGAAVMGFVIESAVPDGVQLVQSLQPMPAAVANHVAAVALFGKPSAQFMSIINEPPVTIGPLYAAKTIELCVPGDPICSGAVNPAAHRQYVEAGMVDQAVDFTTDRV, encoded by the coding sequence GTGCTGTCGCCGTTTTGGGCGCTGCTCCTCGGTCCGGCGCTCGTCGGCACGGCCGCGCCGGCAGCCGCGGATTCGTGCCCTGACGTCGAGGTGGTGTTTGCTCGCGGCACCTCCGAACCTCCCGGCGTCGGACGGATCGGCCAGAGCTTCGTCGACACGCTGCGGTCGCGCCTCGGCACGAAGTCCGTGGGCGTCTACCCGGTCAACTACCCCGCCACCACCGACTTCCCCACCGCCGCCGACGGCATCAGCGATGCCGGCGCCCACGTGCAGCAGATGGCCGCGAATTGCCCCCGGACCAAGATGGTGCTGGGCGGCTACTCCCAGGGCGCCGCGGTGATGGGCTTCGTCATCGAAAGTGCGGTGCCGGACGGGGTCCAGCTGGTGCAGTCGCTGCAGCCGATGCCGGCGGCCGTCGCCAACCACGTGGCGGCCGTTGCCCTGTTCGGCAAGCCGTCGGCGCAGTTCATGAGCATCATCAACGAGCCGCCGGTCACCATCGGGCCGCTGTATGCCGCCAAGACCATCGAATTGTGCGTGCCGGGCGACCCGATCTGTTCCGGGGCGGTGAACCCGGCCGCGCATCGGCAGTACGTCGAGGCGGGGATGGTCGATCAGGCGGTCGACTTCACCACCGACCGGGTGTAG
- a CDS encoding TetR/AcrR family transcriptional regulator: MRSHGWAGNTPASDAEAIERILDAADRIIAERGSALRIADVARALGVTRQTVYRYFPGTQALLVASAMRSADGFLDRMAAHLDGVTDPVVAITEGMAFAVEELASDHQVEFVLNQRHRGGQKVSIISDTALAFGRSMLHRYDIDWESYGFDEAGLEELNEFSLRVLHSFLTDPGRPPRTGADLRRYLTRWIGPAIAYPQLLRAMDALGAAEPQQRPRRRASKAS; this comes from the coding sequence ATGCGCAGTCATGGCTGGGCGGGAAACACGCCGGCATCCGATGCGGAGGCGATCGAGCGCATCCTCGACGCCGCCGACCGGATCATCGCCGAACGCGGGTCGGCGTTGCGGATCGCCGACGTGGCGCGGGCACTGGGCGTGACCCGGCAGACGGTCTACCGCTACTTCCCGGGGACGCAGGCGTTGTTGGTGGCCTCGGCGATGCGGTCGGCCGACGGCTTCCTGGACCGGATGGCGGCCCATCTCGACGGCGTGACCGACCCGGTGGTGGCGATCACCGAGGGGATGGCGTTCGCCGTCGAGGAGCTGGCCTCCGACCACCAGGTCGAGTTCGTCCTCAACCAGCGCCACCGCGGCGGCCAGAAGGTGTCGATCATCTCCGACACCGCGTTGGCGTTCGGCCGATCCATGCTGCACCGTTACGACATCGACTGGGAGAGTTACGGTTTCGACGAAGCCGGGCTGGAAGAGCTGAACGAGTTCTCGTTGCGGGTGCTGCATTCCTTCCTCACCGACCCGGGCCGTCCGCCGCGCACCGGCGCGGATCTGCGGCGCTACCTGACCCGCTGGATCGGGCCGGCGATCGCCTACCCGCAGTTGCTCCGCGCGATGGACGCGCTGGGCGCCGCCGAGCCGCAGCAACGCCCCCGCCGGCGGGCGTCGAAAGCGTCCTGA
- a CDS encoding M24 family metallopeptidase, translated as MTASARGSVIDIPDEPDWARMRAETGARLRGAMADHGVDALILLMNGYVGYATGASWPLLDAGLSHVERPVAVVLADDEHPHLFMPFRSGASAESPVPDDHLHGPAYLEFDHGVQDFARTLADLVPPRGRIAVDELTGAMRRAAVTLFPSGPPTDAATVLGAAQLVKTRDELSCLRRAARITEEAIVDVQRALRPGVRQIDLSPTFVRRAFELGATTNMLEAIWQVMPSSREAGVWTTHGDLALPLLPTERELAAGDVLWTDISITYAGYCSDFGRTWVVGREPTPRQQDQFHRWRDILDAVLAVTKAGVTSGDLARAAIAANGGRKPWLPHFYLGHGIGTYPAEAPMIGTDLGEEFDDNFVFPPGMVLVLEPVVWEDGTGGYRSEEIVVITEDGYLPITDYPYAPYGD; from the coding sequence GTGACGGCCTCAGCGCGCGGATCGGTGATCGACATCCCCGACGAGCCGGACTGGGCGCGGATGCGCGCCGAGACCGGGGCCCGGTTGCGCGGCGCAATGGCCGACCACGGCGTCGACGCGTTGATCCTGCTGATGAACGGCTACGTGGGATATGCGACGGGAGCCAGCTGGCCGTTGCTGGACGCGGGCCTGTCCCACGTGGAGCGCCCGGTCGCCGTCGTGCTCGCCGACGACGAGCATCCGCACCTGTTCATGCCGTTCCGCAGCGGCGCATCCGCGGAATCACCGGTACCCGACGACCACCTGCACGGACCCGCCTACCTCGAATTCGACCACGGCGTCCAGGATTTCGCGCGGACGCTGGCCGATCTCGTCCCGCCACGGGGGCGCATCGCCGTCGACGAACTCACCGGGGCGATGCGCCGGGCCGCGGTCACCCTGTTTCCGTCCGGCCCGCCGACGGATGCGGCGACGGTGCTCGGCGCCGCGCAACTGGTGAAGACCCGCGACGAGTTGTCGTGTCTGCGCCGGGCCGCCCGGATCACCGAAGAGGCCATTGTCGACGTGCAGCGGGCGCTGCGGCCGGGGGTACGGCAGATCGACCTTTCGCCCACCTTCGTCCGCCGCGCATTCGAACTGGGCGCCACCACCAACATGCTGGAGGCGATCTGGCAGGTGATGCCGAGTTCGCGGGAAGCCGGGGTATGGACGACGCATGGCGACCTGGCGCTTCCGCTGCTGCCCACCGAGCGGGAACTGGCCGCCGGCGATGTGTTGTGGACCGACATCAGCATCACCTACGCCGGATACTGTTCAGACTTCGGCCGGACCTGGGTGGTCGGCCGGGAGCCCACGCCGCGGCAACAGGACCAGTTCCACCGCTGGCGCGACATCCTGGACGCCGTGCTGGCGGTGACCAAAGCCGGTGTCACGTCGGGTGATCTGGCGCGTGCGGCGATCGCCGCGAACGGCGGGCGCAAACCGTGGCTGCCGCATTTCTATCTGGGCCACGGCATCGGCACCTATCCCGCCGAAGCCCCGATGATCGGCACGGATCTCGGTGAGGAGTTCGACGACAACTTCGTCTTTCCCCCGGGCATGGTTCTGGTGCTGGAACCCGTGGTGTGGGAGGACGGGACCGGAGGCTATCGCAGTGAGGAGATCGTGGTGATCACCGAGGACGGCTACCTGCCGATCACCGACTACCCCTATGCGCCCTATGGCGACTGA